The Amphiura filiformis chromosome 1, Afil_fr2py, whole genome shotgun sequence nucleotide sequence ttcgctatctctaaggttaagctatcactaattttgattaggtgcgctatacctaaggttcaattatcactaatcttaaataaggtccactatctctaattttaaataaggtccgctatctctaatttaaaaaaaggtccgctatctctaattttaaaaaaggtccactatctctaattttaaataaggtccgatatctctaatttcaaataaggtccgctatctataccttatttaaaattagagatagcgaaccttatttaaaattagagatagctaaccttgtttgaaattagagatagctaaccttatttgaaattagtgatagcgaaccttagagatagcgaaccttagagatagcgaaccttagagatagcggaccttatttgaaattagagatagcgaaccttagggataccgggattgttaaaattagagatatagcggaccttattttaaattagtgatagcgaaccttagagatagcgaaccttcaataaattagtgatagcggaccttatttaaaattagagatagcgaaccttatttaaaatgagTGATATCGAACCAtaggaataccgaacctttttcaaaattagtgatatcgaacctcaggtatagtggacctttttcgtaattagtgataacgaaccttagggatagcgaaccttagagatagcggtccttagagatagcgaaccgtaaccgctccccatgcccctatgatgctacaccactgtccGATTGTATATTATAACAGCATCTGCTGCAGGCACTAGTCAACCTAGCAAAAATGTTCCAGGTGAGTGAAAAATAGTGTATATAGTGTTGAAATTAAAGTTCCTTTTGAGTTATTAGCTGATTTACGATTGAAATTTCTAAGCTCTTTCTCAGCAAAAACAAAgatgttcttaaaacatttatttaaaacgttttaataacatttaaatgtcgggttataatcatatcatgaatacattttaaaaacattattctaaaatattttgggcaaactgtTTAAATCTGTAATCTTTCATATACGCTTACATTTCCATAACACCATACCTTTACTGCTGTTTCCGCTTCTCTGTAACGCATCCTGAAACTGATGGTAAACATCCGTCGTCCGCACTGAATCCAGATCACTATTAATAGTCACCGTATCAAAATTCCTGACAGGTACACCTGCAACTTGCTTGACCATTAAACCGCGGAAATGCCTCTCAAACTCCTCCGTTTTGATGGACTCAGGATCGCTCATCTGTCCGCCGTACGATTTTGGACTGCCTTTGCGTGTCAAGGATGACTTCGGGTTGATATCTGCGGGTAGAGATGATGATAAAAGAGCACTAGGTGTGAGTTTTGTGCTTCGACGACGACGATACAATCAACGAGACATCTCGATGGTTGCTAAAAGTAAGTACTGTTATATCAATTAAcacttatgtaattttttaattGCTGTTACACAAGGTCACTTTATTTTATCTGTTGAGTTAATGACATCAGCTTCTTTACCACAAATAGGTTCACAAGCAAACTCATTTGTCAGGGCAAAGTTCTTCAATGCTTTATGTACTGgccacaggcttcaacataaaaagtccaagttttgagataatttctcaaagtatcaagagctatcttataaAGTACCACTGAAcaaataccaggcttgtttgtactcattttaatgcatttttcatgctgattccaaatatggtcatgaaaatgtactattctgaaatttttgaattttgaaaaaaaattgaaacttgtcgtctgcagtcgacaccctcaTGGAGAGGGTTAACCTCAATATGTTTATACATTCACAGAATTACCTTTGAATATTTAGGGTAATAGAACTCATACCCAACCACTTTTACATGTTTGTTGAATGGAAGTCGCTGAACTATACCATTGGAAATTAGACTATTTTGGCTCATAGGTTATGTACCAAAATGAAAAAGCCTATCTCATTCCAAATGGCACAGTTCGTGAACCTGCATTTAACAAtcgtagctcaaaatttgacctcaagttatagagtatgagtttttgtaccaaacactATCAAAGGTCATCTATGAATGTACATATCAGGATTCATGAGCTGCGTCCTGACAGATGAGTTTGTTCAACATCTTTAGTGATGGATCTGAATTGTACATGTTTATCACTGTAAAATCTTAAGTCCATTCCATTTTCCCAAATGACATTTATGGTGGAAAGCACACATGCACAGCCATGAATCACAGATCATAGAAGGAATAATCTGTGATTTAATCCTGTGCAAATGATAAATTTGATTTTAGATTGAACAATACCTAACATATAACACATATTTTTGTCACAAATAGTAACTAACTTCACTGGATAATAATTGATCAACTTCAGTTGTGTTATAATTACTGTGTTCTCTCTAATTAATGCCACTGcggtgttgcattttccaaaaaggGGCATTAATAAATAAGGTATTTTTCACGATGATAATCCTCATCAACATCCCTAGTACCATCTGGCACTGCTGCGGTGCTCCACAAACAATAAGGAATTTCAACAAATACAGTTAACACAGGCAATAACAATAGACACACATGGATATAAATCATAAAATTGGTGATCGTAAGTTCCAAAAATGGGGTACTGTATAGTATTTTCAGCATTTATGGAACAGTTAGTTTAGTAGAAAACATgatggggcatttattagagggtgCCTCAATAAGAGAAAATACAGTACCTTTGTTCAAAGCACAAATTGTATgattttaagggcagagtaatgggagagaacatggaccttttcgagcatcattatttctgaattgtacctccaaagtatataaaactatacattttggaaaggaaatgagtcaaggaatcccatggtgacgctcagatttgttcaaaaatctcacctttttgaaaaaatcacaaaaattcacttttttaccccaatttttttgtgacaacttagaaaaaaatccgttcggagtaaaaaataTTCAggtagcttttcatgaagaagagacgtGAACTTAGggaagatttttttatttttttgaaattcgcctcttttttcgaaatatagaaaaaaacatgtgaaaaaagccattttgtcactctattaagctaaaaattgcacataatggtgtatatttttgtttaaaacaaatattttgaaaaaataaaaaaaccttccctagactttgatgtaatctaaaggatagtgcaaaaagttaaccctttgcttgcatatttttcgagttatcttgtcacaaaaatcgcgcaatattgtcaaaagtgaactatgagaaatcgacgttttagtaaaaaaatgtcaaaattatgcacaaaacgtccttaaattttaaaacggtaagactttcacacttgaaaaagctgtatctggtgcatggtctaaatatgcatctttttgcaccaatgaatctataatgtctgctttcagtgcgccaaaattcaaaataattaaaaaatctaagtggcattttgacggcaaatttttgttttgtttacaccacatttgctggcgttaacaacataccgaatgcgcctttactgcgttggacatacgccgcAGAGTTTTTGCCGCACACGCTGACGCTTGAATCGCTGcagaatcacaatatttcgcattcacaagatttctgactcattatttccgccaatttactaagctgtcttgagccatgtgactttttagagttgaaaagagtgaaataaatcaagcaaaaatacaaataaatattagcaagttgtattttagcAGTtttaagtgaaagaatacatcttagtgttgataaatataaaaaaatctcaaattcggtcgtggacgaatgtgtcttccattactctggccttaaggaaAAGTTCTTATTAATGAACTATTGCATTATATAACATGTGGTGTAATTTTTTACGAAAAACAAAAtgctaaattttaaaatgtgggcgttttttggttttttttgtaaacAGGATGGTTACGCAAGGGTTCAAGTCACACGCATGTTATATTAATCTGATCAACCTGATATATGGGTCAATTCacttatcatttttatttttatataattttagcCACAAATAAACAAGATTCTTAAAAAAACATCCACTATGCCAAGAAAAGTTCATTAACTGATCTCAAGGTTTGATAACTTTTTCTATGTCGCTGATAACATTGGAATTGTGGAAAATGTTAATGCAATGCAGAGCTTAAAATAGCTGTGCCAGAGTGTAAACATCCCAAGTAATCTGCTTGTGTGATAAGTGATAACAATCAGGCAACAGAAACAGTCATGTATCATTTGTCAGCCTTTGTCTTCACTAACGCACTGCGATGTGGAGTACATGTAAGAATCGGACTTAAGTAAAACCAACATGAAGATATTTTATAAAAGCTGGCCTTGCTAAACAATTAGTGCAACATAAGCATTAAAATCCATTGTAAATCTCCTACACAAATTTACAAAGAGTTTGAAGACTAAAACGGCCAGTATAGTCTTGACATTTTTTCTCCTAGACAGATCAGTTCTATGCAGGCTTCAGCAATTTGTGGTTTTCTTAACTTTATTCAGGGCTTTGTTTTTCTTCTCGACAATCGTCGCTAAGGGAAAACTCTACCACACATGGTCAATTTAAGTAAGCAAAATGATAGTCTATATATTAGGATTTAGAATAGGTTTGCATGAGTGCTAATATGTTAAGGCGAGCAGATAGACCTTTCAAGTACTGTCGGCCCATTGGGCGTTTGCTTTTTTTTCCTCGTTTTTCtgaaggctaaaattaccctaaaatttcaccaaaatctgaaaagatttttttgtttttgcaaacatatttgctaaacattttcagccaaatattaatcaattttggccccaaaccgcctgattttacatgattttagccaaattaaaaaaaaatctccaaaacgcaaattctgggtcAGTCAGGCCCAGAGAATGGGGATTTTTTATTTGTCGCCTTAACAATGTTTATGTTTGTTTTAATGTTGAATtgaacattggactattccaattaaaatacaaacatcctctattgaagacatgagATTAATCACCCACagcgggggtgtagatttcaaatgggatcacacattcaggtaaccccatttgaaattcacactccctgcctGGAGCTCTTGTCTTCCATGGGGGCATAAGTCCGGGGCATAagtatttcaactggattagcccttTGAATTCAGCTACATGGATATCATCAGTGGCATGCCCATTGGGCATCTGCGGTAGCACACACCGGGCACATACTACCCGTGTTTACTGCAAAATTGCCCATTTTGGATATCAGCAGATAAAGTCCGCTATGCATACCACTGTGTATAGAATGTACTAGACTTCCAAACCCACCTGCTCTCCTTGGAATCATAGCAGCTGCAAATAATCCTTCATAGTCTTCCGTCTGGATTGAATCTGATCCTAAGTCACTCTCGCCTACGTCTTTTCTTAAATACATATATTCAGGCAGACCGCTAGGCCTGCTAGGCTCTGTGCTAGACTTGCGATGCTTCCTTGATAGAGGGCGTCTGTTTGTTGTCGGTGTCTCGTCCATGTATAAATTTTGCTCAGAAATGCGTATTTGATGATTTGCTTTTACAGGACCAGATTCCATTTTCTTACTTGTTTTCTTAGATCTTTTTTCCATAGCAGGTTGCAAGAATCTTAGTGTATTGGGTGTTCTGGTTGTCTCAAAGGCATGCTCAAAATCTTCAGTCGCAACAGACCCATCTTCACTCATCCTTCTAGTTCTGGATTGGTTAGCAGAACTATGAGAAGTGGTTCTTGATCTTTCAGAGGCTGTTTGAGACAAAGCAGTTGATTGAGATGAAGACCTGGATCTTTGAGATGCAGTTCTGGGTCTGTAtgatcttctagaaacactgctTTGTGATTTTCTAGAAGCACTCCTTGGTGTTTCTTGGTGGCGATTGAGTTGTACTTGCTGAGATTCTTCATCCATGTTGTCGCTTCCATTTTTGCGTTGTCTTCCAAAATCTCTAACTTTCTGTAAGTCATTACTGTCAAGTTTGCTAACGTTTTCAAGAATGGATTGTTTTGTCCGTAATGTGCTGGGGTGAGTTTTGGTGCGTGCATGCATGGGTACAGAGGCAACAGGATCTATCAAAAATGTTAGTAAGCATGCAAAGAAATGTCTATAAATAATAAGCAAGCATTAATGCAAACATAAATGCAAAATAATAAATACAAGCATTAGCATGGAAAAACAGATATAATTGTGTGCAGCAACATAAAAACAtcaatactttgaatattttgtacaaatccatGATTTTACCAGTTTTTGATTATTGTGATGTTGTTTTTAGTAGCTGCAGTGGCCTAAATCTTGATCGACTAGAAAAGCTTCAGAATAGGGCTGCCAGGGCAATAACAGGTTATCCCCCTGGCATAGTGCTACAGAGTCATTATAAACTCGGATGGATTAACATTAAAATCGATGGTTAATTCACAAGTGCATTAttgtgtttaaatgtttaaatgatCTTGTTCCTTCTTATCTAATCTgtaaattcaagtttgtaaatAACACGCATCATGTAAATACTAGGTCAAGTGCTGATAAACTTCTTGCACAATGAAAGTCACGTATGCTGCTTTCAATACCAAGGTGCAATAGAATGGAACAAATTACCACATCATATTCGTgtaataaataagttatattcatTTAAATCAACAATATTTGAACATCTCAGTTAATAATGGCAATTTCAGATTATATGTcttttattattaatgtattttatgttttatgtatCTCCTTCGTGTGTGctatgataatattttattattcttttgcCATTTTAGTTTTATCAATACTCATataacaataattgtatataataatattattgttgtgttttaaattgttatgtagtttttatgtatttaaattgagctttgtataattttaattgtgtaattttaacaatcaaattttatattgtgtatatGTTCTCCAGGGCCCCTATGTATATCATGTGCTATGCACTGACTGGGCTACCCTGGTAAAATatgacttaataaaataaaataaaataaatacattgaATTTACAGTACATGCAAATTACAAAATCCAGAAAAAACCTGGATCAACAATTCCCTTtccttccctctctctctctctctctcttccctctCTCCATCACCCTCCCCCTTCTCTCTGTATGTCTCTCCCTCCCCCACCATAGAATGTATTTCAGAGTTAGAAAAAGGTTTGAACAAGATTATTTGTTTCAACAATGTCTCCCAAAACATTTGTCCAATCCTCTTTCTTACCTCCATATTGGGCTATGCTTTAAGTCATGAAAATAGCATCTTGAGCTAAAaaaagtggatgggcttacaattaaaatactgatgctgtgaaaattgaacagatttcattaGATCCTGAGTTATctaaactatttctttatttttatatctttactatttctttatttcaaactggctaagtcaggaacacaagaagtcgggattcgtgatcacaagatcctgacttcctGAGTTACTAAAAGAaccgcatggcccttagttactccGTAGAATctatatttagaggttaataactcaAGATCGAAAGATTTGGAGGCAttagaaaaatctaaacattttgcctttggaaccggatattccgaggtccaaagcaaaatgtttagatttttcacaatgcccgcatatataaccgatgcaaagttattaacctcattcataaccgctactttgatcttttaactttacaaaataacacaaaattttctcaaaagtttgtaaaataaacaattttacatcttccctttcccaaaatcgatcaggctaaaacaaaacgaccaataacaaaagtgcgatcagaatctgtgcaaatatggtagcgccgcaatccaaatacggcagccagcgccacAAGCCAGTTCGTTGGACGCATAATACACGggcgcagaagtcaattgtgtgcgacattggaacaattacgcattttgcggtcaattgtgagatattaatgacctcgatttgcgttcaagcgttttcacaaataataaaatatgattggatcgcacgcatcgcgtttattaatgaggttatcaATTCTAGTTAATGGCTTTTGCATAATCATAATGTATGTACAATTTCTATAGAATGTATACAATCATTTTGCCATTGGTCATTCCAGTTGTGAATGTCCAAAACAACTCAAAAACAAAGGAAAACCTCTGACAACacatataaataaaaacagaGTCACATGGGATATTTAAACCATGAAATGTCAAGGCGACAAAGCACCCACCTTCCTGAATTATTGTAAACTTTTTATCAGATATAGATATTGTTGTTTACCTGCATTTAGAAGGTTTTGtagaaaatttaatatcaaaacaagataaatattgttatattgtCCTTGGTATTTTCAACATTTGCTATTAATAATATGTTTATGTCTGTTTGGGTATGCATGCTGCAAATCGTTTACGGTATATTAGGTATCTAATGTTTCGATTATGCTAACTTTTGGATTGGAAATCTGGGaaagtacaatttagattgtgaTATTGTGTgaagtcaggagtaaatcgttggATATActgtacgcctggcggaacttacgatGACCATCTTTCACAATGCTACTAGTCCTGCCAGCACATAccagggggggcactcccactttggaggtgatgcgtatgtagggctgttaagaccccctttttcagcgtcgctgtcacccaaagaccccatatgttttaacgaacacatgctctgtcacccgaagaccccatatttttccatttgatctgtcacccaaagacccttatttttcaaacagcaactttcatttatcatttattttgaaaaaacaaagaaatttgaattttagaACTAGAATTTCGATGTTTCATGTTTTCACCCaataaccccatatttttttacattttgctctcaccgaatgccaaaaaacatgctctcaaccaatgaccccattttttttacattttgctctcactgaatgccccttactgtgaaagtgccagccctacacctacatCCATTTCAAACTGAAGTGCCTTGAATAAGgtcaaaaaaggtttgtctcctAACCTGCATGCATGAATTTGCATTTTCACCCTAATAAGCGCTGGGcctctttttcactttttttgtttagttaaaaaatttctgcatttcttaaATAGCTTTCTTACATGTTTTTATAAACCATAGCACATAGTATTTTTGCAAAATGCTCAAGAGATAAACCTTTTTTTCTGGTCTATACATTTACATGTATTATCAACTAGCATCACATTTTAAATGACCCAATATCCATAATTAACACCATGAGCATATCAATCAATGCACTTTTCAATATATTCTATTTTAAATTCCAATTAGATTCCATGCAGTACCAGTAGCAAAAGCATTTTACCCCTAAACCCACAGAAGCTTGTATTAATGTGATGTGATCTGTCCTCAGACAAAATCAATTCTCACTtcgtttattgggctattccatttgaaatccacactacccctgtggaagatttagcataagtcttccacagagggagtatgagttttgaatagaatagacaattgggaactttcatttgaaatactcattccatttgtggaagatattaGGTAATGCCATAAcacagtgggagtatgggtttcaaaatgattaactctgaccaattacatttgaaaaacatactccccatgtggaagatatttccaaaatcttaggggtagtgtggatattaaatggaatagcccattttatgtaACTTTTTCATGTAACTACCCAATTCCATGGTTACAATATACTGAAAATATCAACAACATTGGACTTTGTATGCCAGCAATACCATCATTTTCATGCTGGGCTAAAAACAAAAAACTAAGGTTGACTATGTATTACGGcaatatattttaaaatcaatttcaatttGCTAACATCTAGCTCATTTTGTGATATCACAtggcttaaagcaataatgtaacattgcatctcaatgtgttatgaacatcccaGAGATTCACTAAATTACACAATTCATATGTTTCCCTTCCATGAGCATCATTAGAGACATAGCCAGGGGGTGTAGGCATGCAGGTGGTGCAATGCACCCACCTAAAATGCCAATACAAAAAagatccattttttttttaatctgtccTTTTTTAGGGGAATTCATAAAAGTCCATTTTGGGAGGTAAACAAATCTATATCAGTCCTCTTTTGAAGGAAAAATGCACATAAGGTTCACTTTATAGTCCCACAGCCACCAAgtaaatcctggttatgggcctgagCATCATAGCCTGCTTGTCAATATCAAGAGACATATAACTGCAGGCATGTGCCAACAGCCTTttgaaatatcaaaacaaaagacAAAAAGGCTTGGGAAATCTGTGGCATAATCATTTGGCTactggagcttcatgattaggcaaaCTATAAATATCAGTAGTCACTATAACCCGTGGATGCCTAATTACAAGTTGTCCTTACGCTGGGGCAACTTACACCATGGTGGCACTACGGGGGGCTTTCCTCTAGTTACCCCCACCAGTCATTTCCAAAACATTGTCACAAAGCCCACTTTATTGAGCAAAACCTGCAGTCTAACATGGCACGGGCCCGTGTTGCAGTAGAAAAAAAACACCCATATTccgcgtttttgttcacacgcatgcttacaactttttatatgagtggccccctgggagggggggtcaaaatcacATATTTTCACTATATCGGTACAGATTTTCCATGTACTGtttattttttctccttttttacgGGGGCCCTGGCCCTCTGGCCCCTGGATCCACCAGGAAGAAAATTGAAGTATTCGTTGATACTAAAACACCTACACACACatccctgtttgtaaatacctgcaaatgaggacctcattctgcatatgatttGATCTAACCGAGGACACACACCCGATTTCGATTGACACACTGTGGACCTACCCCTTACACACCCGACACCTTCCCATCCAACCGCCAACCGTCCTGAACCCCCTAaatatttaatgcatttttacgtTGTGTTGTCCTGTTATCCAGCAACCGAGGAATTCCACGGTTGCAGGTGTGTCCATGTTTGTGATGTGGGTATCCTAATGTCCACGTTTGCAGGTAATTACAAatgcacaccccacacacacctacaTGTAAGCACAGACAAATTTGAATCTGTAATATACTATTCTCACCTGAATCTTAGGGTCCAGAAAAGAGGCCAATTaatgcctttataaaaatgtggaCACACATTCACAAAGTTAGTCACCATATTGTGGACATGCATATCAGGAAAACATGGACATCCTTGGTTTGGAGAGTGTCCATTATAGTGATTAAAATATCATACACACACTTGCCCACAAACAAAAAGCCTAACACTATACCAACGAGAATGAGAATTTCACATCCTTAAACTTACTATGTTTCCTTAATGTTTCCTGCAGTCTAACATGTACTTCTTCTGATGTGACGGAGTCAGCGTCACTCACTTCAATGATTGGGATCTTCAATGGAGCTATACGAAGATATTAAAATCATATATAAGATGACAAATCTATGATGTGAATATTTCCTTAATGCATTAAAATTATAAGTCTTGATCATATTATtatcagggtctcatgggagaccagtttttgtaaactgaatgaattaccctgaataaagattgttatctatatatctatctatctattctgaatgggctattccagttgaaatccatacacctcctatggaagacatgaccttaatatcccatgcagggggtgtagatttcaaatggagtcaccttttcaggtaaaacccattTGATATTCCCACCCtttatgtgtgggagattaatgtcatgtcttccacagggtgtgtatgtatttcaacgggaatagcctaATATGCTAGTAAAGCAAAACAAACCTTCAATTAAAGGGATGATCAGTGACTTGCTACACCATAttgatcattattatgttctcagaatcttccttcctatactttgtacagagttgaagagtccaatataatcaacacttggacttgttggataggctcactttttccccaaaattgttttctacaattttttgaccaaaactcatttttgacttgctcatttttgatataaaattggatcggttgagcccatatttattggtcgagctatgagttttaaaatattggacgagacgtagtcgagtccaatattttacaactcatagcgagaccaataaatattgggcgtaagcatccaattttatcattattatgttttggatccaatattatcacaacttggatccatcaaaacataataatgaccaaaatcacatttttgaccaaaatcacatttttgaccaaaaatcacatttttttaccaaaagtcatgtttttgaccaagaaaagattctgaaaacataataatgataaaattgatggttTTTCattaatacacaaatttattgtctcgctatgagtttaaatatattggactcgactttgtctcgtccaatattttaaaactcatagctcgaccaataaatttgtgtattgtgtTCAAACCatctaattttatatcaaaattcccGTCAAAATTCTGAATATTTTTGTTCATTCTGGGAACAAGTGTAAGAATGCTAATAAATTGGGCAAAAGGGAAATGTGACATTAATAGAATAAACCCAAATTTATGACCTGCACCAACggaatgagcgtaaagtcgcaagttggtagttttgagacttCTTGATGCTCTTTGTTTCACGGGGCATGCACCTATGCAAGCCAGTTGTACATGTATGTCTTTGTGAATGGGGTACGTCAGTAGTATGTCCATTGTCAATGGGGCACAATGGGGCATTCACAAGAACATACtattggcttgtacaggtgcagatcaaacaaagaacatcaacacaGCAGCCATgagtcttgaaactaccaacttgcaactttacactaatttcatttcatttcatttcatttcatttcaagttGCAACTTTTcactcatttcatttcatttcaggtCACATCGGGATCTCATTATTCCAACATGCcgatattattagttattaggcgAGGTTTGGGGTGATATGGATGTAATCCGTATCACCCCCTAAACTGAACCTAATAACGATTTTATCATACCGTACAAATAATCTCTCATAACGAGAAAAATTATTCACGGGTGTAATTCTCGGCTGACGATCTACATGATAATTATCCAATAGACCTAAAGTCGGCCTAATAGTACTCGAATAAAGCTGGATAGCTCAACCAGAACGGTCATCCTCCGAGCCAACTCAACTCTGCTGAGACCACTGAGACCCGCTTTTTGATGCAAATATTGTTCAGAAAAGCTACCACATTGTTGGTTGCTCTCTGCATTAATGATCATGATTATTTGGAGCGGCAAATCTCAGTGAAATCTGTGTTTCAATGCTTGTACACTGGCTCCATAACCTGTTATTGAACTGCCatgattattatgtttttatgCAGCGCTGCGCATGCGAATGCCCTAACTAACATGATACAGTGTGTCGATACGCACATGTAGACGTACGTGCTCAGCAGGTATGATACAGCGCGTTGGGACATGCTCTGGGGTTATGA carries:
- the LOC140157308 gene encoding uncharacterized protein is translated as MADQTLTVEDLEDSQEYRSTDTSKEEVSYEDDFQETPHHITSEDIVRQYQEQSKTRGNHGNNNNGYHKETQQKQTRSEESVRHREHSYGGSNSISRSRRTPLEDADARNPPPDARTRGRRLEEEYGSQGDDNDQQDEGIKEEINETVPNGHHHDDDDDNREFFEYLDSFGEDGERLMSSSEAEIEDGGPKIIHLDHVDYILDNIDAELSHLINKSMVKTVYASKQSKSNSAESERRQSKQTREERYGGRNQKRNQTGHHHHRDGTDEGTEDTGLGSGSHMEETEENNNSNNNVTHKSSKHHYKQGRRKTSTPLKIPIIEVSDADSVTSEEVHVRLQETLRKHNPVASVPMHARTKTHPSTLRTKQSILENVSKLDSNDLQKVRDFGRQRKNGSDNMDEESQQVQLNRHQETPRSASRKSQSSVSRRSYRPRTASQRSRSSSQSTALSQTASERSRTTSHSSANQSRTRRMSEDGSVATEDFEHAFETTRTPNTLRFLQPAMEKRSKKTSKKMESGPVKANHQIRISEQNLYMDETPTTNRRPLSRKHRKSSTEPSRPSGLPEYMYLRKDVGESDLGSDSIQTEDYEGLFAAAMIPRRADINPKSSLTRKGSPKSYGGQMSDPESIKTEEFERHFRGLMVKQVAGVPVRNFDTVTINSDLDSVRTTDVYHQFQDALQRSGNSSKGMVLWKCKRI